One Lacipirellulaceae bacterium DNA window includes the following coding sequences:
- a CDS encoding PEP-CTERM sorting domain-containing protein produces the protein MNEKNLVRAKGSIRSLRGIAVCAAAAMVFALPSYSQAAVLTLNATGVDVQIDGTGMRIFDTAQPMFTAAGPGNPAIADDVSTATFSKDDTQIMEWMTSDNAEVDWLVEDGVSVPAAGVVTTVLPPITGTNEIHFFVGGANLRVQITELSAFRSPTPQGVPGILVLTGTGNVIDQTLPNGEQYGGPVSIAYTSTDAMFGTMAAFGETGVLTISGESVIPEPTSLALAGLGMIGIAVARRRKEG, from the coding sequence ATGAATGAAAAAAATCTTGTGAGAGCGAAAGGCAGCATTCGATCTCTTCGCGGCATCGCCGTCTGTGCAGCCGCTGCGATGGTCTTCGCCTTGCCTTCCTACTCACAGGCAGCCGTGCTGACCCTGAACGCCACAGGTGTGGATGTTCAGATCGATGGCACTGGCATGCGAATTTTTGACACGGCTCAACCGATGTTCACTGCTGCGGGGCCAGGTAATCCAGCCATTGCAGATGATGTTTCAACGGCAACGTTTTCTAAGGACGACACGCAGATCATGGAGTGGATGACTTCAGACAATGCCGAAGTTGATTGGCTGGTTGAAGACGGCGTTTCCGTGCCCGCTGCGGGTGTGGTGACAACGGTCCTACCTCCGATTACCGGGACCAACGAAATCCATTTCTTCGTTGGCGGAGCGAATTTGAGAGTGCAAATTACCGAACTCTCCGCGTTTCGATCACCGACCCCACAGGGAGTTCCGGGGATTCTGGTTCTCACTGGAACAGGGAATGTGATTGACCAAACATTGCCAAACGGAGAGCAGTACGGTGGACCAGTAAGTATCGCTTACACCTCTACGGATGCCATGTTTGGAACGATGGCAGCCTTTGGAGAAACAGGCGTTCTGACAATCTCTGGCGAATCTGTAATTCCAGAGCCAACAAGCCTCGCGCTTGCAGGCTTGGGAATGATTGGCATTGCGGTCGCTCGTCGTCGCAAAGAAGGCTAA